One genomic segment of Clostridium saccharoperbutylacetonicum N1-4(HMT) includes these proteins:
- the yyaC gene encoding spore protease YyaC — protein sequence MFDGLKVNSSSFTSSIKIKNYLVEELQPHLNSKRPIIFVCIGSDRSTGDSLGPLVGHKLQYFTRNNIFIYGTLDNPVHAKNLEIILNDINSTFTNPYIIAVDACLGSFKNIGNIFIQKKPLKPGLALNKVLPSVGEMSITGIVNISGNFDFMVLQNTRLQVVMNLADSISKGIYYFILNSLN from the coding sequence ATGTTTGATGGCTTAAAAGTCAATTCATCTTCATTTACTTCTTCTATAAAAATAAAAAATTACCTAGTAGAAGAATTACAGCCACACTTAAACAGTAAAAGACCTATTATTTTTGTTTGTATAGGTAGTGACAGGTCTACAGGCGATTCATTAGGTCCATTAGTTGGTCATAAACTACAATATTTCACTAGGAACAATATATTTATTTATGGAACATTAGATAATCCAGTACATGCTAAGAACTTAGAAATTATATTAAATGATATAAATTCAACTTTTACAAATCCATATATAATAGCAGTTGATGCATGCCTTGGTTCTTTTAAAAATATTGGCAATATATTTATTCAAAAAAAACCTCTTAAGCCTGGATTAGCTCTAAATAAAGTTCTTCCTTCTGTTGGTGAGATGAGTATTACTGGAATTGTAAATATATCTGGCAATTTTGATTTCATGGTATTACAGAATACTAGATTGCAGGTTGTTATGAATTTAGCTGATTCAATTTCAAAGGGAATCTACTATTTTATTTTAAATAGCTTGAATTAA
- a CDS encoding DUF4446 family protein — MKGMTMELNTLINTINELMPYIVAAMIIIIVLLFIMVVVLFKSVGKVENRYRKLMKGVTGNNLEEMLLERLDSIQEAKESSDKALQECSRLEIKMKECVQKVAIMRYKAFENVGSDLSFSIAMLDDNNDGVILTGIYGREESTTYAKPIDKGISRYDLSEEELYVLNEASNKTINT; from the coding sequence ATGAAAGGAATGACAATGGAATTGAATACTCTAATTAATACAATTAATGAACTAATGCCTTACATTGTAGCAGCAATGATAATAATTATTGTATTACTATTTATTATGGTAGTAGTTCTATTTAAATCGGTAGGAAAAGTTGAAAATAGATATAGGAAATTAATGAAAGGTGTAACTGGTAATAATTTAGAAGAAATGCTATTAGAAAGATTAGATAGTATTCAAGAAGCCAAGGAATCATCAGATAAAGCATTACAAGAATGTAGCAGGTTAGAAATAAAAATGAAAGAGTGTGTACAAAAGGTTGCTATAATGAGATATAAAGCCTTTGAGAATGTGGGAAGCGACTTGAGTTTTTCAATTGCAATGCTAGATGATAATAATGATGGAGTAATCTTAACTGGTATATATGGAAGAGAAGAGAGTACTACCTATGCAAAACCAATTGATAAGGGAATATCTAGATACGATCTATCAGAAGAAGAATTATACGTATTAAATGAAGCATCAAACAAAACAATAAATACTTAA
- a CDS encoding ParB/RepB/Spo0J family partition protein, which produces MAKKFTLGKGLGALIPEESENDLEKNAKNLISINKIKSDDKQPRKSFDSEKIAELAESIKTHGIIQPLILRKHINDQYIIVAGERRWRAAKMAGLSEIPAVIMELSDKDILEVSLIENIQRQDLNPIEEALAYKKLLDDFEITQEELSKRIGKSRVAITNTIRLTNLDDKVQQYIIEGIITEGHGRAILSLADKGKQYEIAQRVIDEKLSVRELERLIKKINEENQKNKLTEEVNEELNPYYKDIKNQLQNFFGTKVNISNKKNKGKIEIEYYSEEDLQRILDIIDM; this is translated from the coding sequence ATGGCAAAAAAATTTACTCTAGGAAAAGGATTAGGTGCACTTATTCCAGAAGAATCAGAAAATGATTTAGAGAAAAATGCTAAGAATTTAATTTCAATTAATAAAATAAAAAGTGACGATAAACAGCCTAGGAAATCATTTGATTCTGAAAAAATAGCGGAATTAGCAGAATCTATTAAAACCCATGGCATAATACAGCCATTAATTTTAAGAAAGCACATAAATGATCAATATATAATAGTAGCTGGAGAAAGAAGATGGAGAGCTGCAAAAATGGCAGGATTAAGTGAAATACCTGCAGTTATTATGGAATTAAGTGATAAAGATATACTTGAAGTTTCGCTAATAGAAAATATTCAACGTCAAGATTTAAATCCTATTGAAGAAGCACTTGCTTATAAAAAACTATTAGATGATTTTGAAATTACGCAAGAAGAATTAAGTAAGAGGATTGGAAAATCGAGAGTTGCCATAACAAATACAATTAGATTAACAAATTTAGATGATAAAGTTCAACAATATATAATTGAGGGGATAATTACAGAAGGACATGGAAGAGCTATTTTATCTCTTGCTGATAAAGGAAAACAATATGAAATAGCACAAAGGGTAATTGACGAAAAATTATCTGTTAGAGAATTAGAAAGATTAATAAAAAAGATTAATGAAGAAAATCAAAAGAACAAATTAACTGAAGAAGTTAATGAAGAATTAAACCCATATTATAAAGATATAAAAAATCAACTTCAGAATTTTTTTGGGACAAAAGTTAATATATCTAATAAAAAAAATAAAGGAAAAATAGAAATTGAATATTATTCAGAAGAAGATTTGCAAAGAATATTAGATATTATTGATATGTAA